From the genome of Lysinibacter sp. HNR:
CTTTTTATCTCGCTCATGCTCATGGGGCTTATGACAGTAACGATCGGCCTATTGCCGGGCTACGCCGTCATCGGGGCTGCCGCGCCCATGATTCTGCTTCTTATCCGCATTATGCAGTCGCTTGCGGTGGGTGGTGAGTGGGGCGGAGCGCTGCTCTTTGCGGTGGAGAGCGCGCCGAGGCGTTGGCGGGCGCTCTTCGGCTCCTTCACCCAGATGGGAAGCGGCCTCGGGTTTTTCATGTCCTCCGGCGCTTTTAGTCTTATCGCCCTTCTGGGGGACGAAGCCGTGCTGGAGTGGGCCTGGCGACTGCCGTTCCTCGCCTCCGCCGTGCTCATCCTCACGGGACTGTACATCCGCTATCAGCTTGAGGAAACCACGGAGTATCAGGCTGTACAGAGGGAAACCGAGAAGAAGGCGCGTGTCGCAAACCTCCCGCTCTTTGAGGTGCTGCGCAGCTCCTGGGATGTGCTGCTGCTCGCGATCGGAGGGTTCCTCGTGACCATCGCGGGCTTCTACATCATCGTGAACTTCATCTCTGCCTACTCGGCGGATCAACTGCAACTCTCCGCCGGAGACATTGCCAACGCCGGCATGGTGGCCTCCACCGTTTCGATTGTCTTTACCCCGATCGTGGCCATTGTGGCCGATATGTACGGGGTGCGCCGGATAACCATCCTGGGGTTGGCGCTGCACCTGGCGGTGGCCTGGCCAATGTTTATGCTGCTCGATTTGGGAACCTCGTGGGGTCTTTTTGCCGCGATGAGCCTCGGAATGTTTGTGAGTACCATCGCCTACGCCCCCATCGGCACCCTGGTGTCTGGCTGGTTCCCGGCCGAGGTGCGGCAGACCGGGCTCTCGCTCGCCTACCAAATATCCGGGGTAATCGGCGGTGGCCTCACCCCGATGGTGGCACAGTTCCTATCGATACAGGACGGCGGTGGATGGAGCACGGTCGCCCTATTTTTTGCGGGCATGGGTGCGGTGAGCCTCCTCTGCGTGCTGTTCAAGCGCGGCCCGGGGTATCTTAGTTTTGGCGATAAGGCCACCGCGGGTGCGCAGGAGAGGAGCCTTTAGTGTCTCATACCGTTGAGGAGGCTGTCGAGGAGCAGCGCGCGGCGCTGCTACAACTGAGTCACAGCATCCACGCCGAACCGGAAATAGGGTTTGAGGAGCACCGGGCGGTGCGGCGAGTAGCCGACTACCTGGCGCAGCACGGGATCGACTCGACAATCGGCGGATACGGTCTGGCCACCTCACTCGAGGCGCGGGTGGGTGAGGGCGGTCCCGTGGTGGCTTTTCTCGCGGAGTACGACGCGCTTCCCGACATCGGCCACGCGTGTGGACACAACGTGATCTGCGCCGCCTCCGTGGGGGCTTTTGTGGCCCTCGCCTCACGAATCCGGGAGATCGGCGGCACGGCCGTTTTGCTGGGAACCCCGGCCGAAGAAAACGGCACCGGGAAAGAAATTATGGCGCGGGCGGGTGCCTTTAACGGGGTCGATGCGGCGCTGATGATTCACCCCCACGGCGGCCCGGATATTACCGAGACCGCCTTTTTGGGGTTGCGCGAGGTAGAGGTAACCTTCCGCGGGCGTTCGGCCCACGCGTCTGCGGTTCCCCACCTGGCGCTTAACGCTCTCGACGGTGTGGTGGCCGCCTATCAGGGGGTGGCTGCGCTGCGTCAACACATTCTTCCGAGCGATCGGGTACACGGGATTATCACCCACGGGGGCGAGAGTCCCAACGTGATCCCGGCCCACGCATCGGCTCACTTTTATGTTCGTTCGGCCAGCCTTGAGCGGTTGGCCGACATCTCACGTCGGGTGCAGCAGATTGTCGACGGGGCCGCCGCGATGTCGAACACTGCGGCGGAGGTGCGCTGGGATGCCAATCCTCCCTGTGTGCCGGTGCGCTTTAATCGGGCTCTGGGTGAGCGATTTATTTCACATCTTGGTGCACGGGGGCGTACCGTACACCGGGATGATCCGCGCGAGGATGCCAGCACCGGCTCCACAGACCTGGGGAACGTGAGCGTTCGGGTGCCGTCAATTCATCCCATGGTGGGAATCGCGACGGGTGCGGGGATCCACACGCAGGATTTTGCGAACAAGGCAGTGAGCGCCGAGGCGGACCGGGCGGTTATCGACTCGGCAATTACCCTAGCCCACACGGCCGAGGAGTACCTGGTCTCGGAGGAGCTTCGGGTTCAGGTGCGGGCCGAATTCGAGGCGGACGGTGGTGTTGTGGATCTTGAACAGTTGTTCGCGTGAGCGTGGCGAGGGCATAACTGGAGCGTGCCCTCGCCGCACTATAGAGGGTGGTGTTAGCTCCAGGAGGCGGTTCCCCCTCCCGTTCCCAAGACGGTTGATATCGCTCCCGCAAGAATGTAACCGAGCAGGTGTGAGTTACCGTCAAAGAAGTTAATCTCAAGGCCGAGTGGTGTTGAGTTTATCTGGAAGCTGACCGTGTCGGAGAAGAGCCGAGCGAGATCGTCCGTGTGTAGTCCGGCGTTGACCAGTACTCCCGCCCCGGGGGTAAATAGTCCCCCGGCATCCCCGTCGAGGTGCTTGCTGCTTCCGCCGCCCTTCATATCAATGTGTAGACGAGAGTAAAAAAGGGCCCCGATGACGGTTCCTGAGACATCGTAGACCTGGTCTTGAGTACCCTGAGAGGTGGTGTCCGAAACGGTGTGTGCCGGGCGTTCCTGTGCGGCGGTCGGGGAGGCGTTGGCCGGGCCGGCGGTGAGGAGCGCTCCCGTTGCGAGGCTGAGTCCTACCGTGAGTGCCAGAGCCTTGACGATTACTTTTTTCATGATCTTCTCCTTATTAACTGGTTATCGATTCACGAATCCGTTTCTTTCACTGTTCATTTCTCGTGGCGAGTATCACGCTGCGCGGGGGATGACTTTGCCGTGTAAAACGGTCATCCATCGTGGCGACTTGGGGGTCTCCTCGGTGAATCTTTATTCGCTTGCCCAAAGCGTAGTTTATAAACCTAGTTTAATTAAAAGGTTTTCTTATGATTTTGCTGAGTGTTGTTGGCGCGTGACTTGGCTTCTCGAGGCGTTTGATCGCTTTGTTGAGGGTGCCCAGCGCTGTCCGTGTGTGAATGCTCATACTGAGGATGTACGACTTTTTCCGGTTTATTGACCGGGGTGTGCGGGTGTGAGTCGGAGTACCTTTCTGGTGGTGATCCTTAGTGCAGCTTCCACACGAGTACGCCCCGTGTCGTCTCAATGCGTCGATACGGGGCGTACGGTTTAGGGGGTGTGTAATTTTTATGCGGTGATTGTTTGCGTGAGCGCGACGAGGGCATGACTAGAATGAATTCTCGCCACGCTGCAGCAGAACCTTAGGGTTGTTGTTTAGACCAGGACGCGGTTCCGCCGCCCACGCCGACTACGGTTGAAACTCCTCCTGCTTCTAAATGACCGAGGAGGTTTGAGCTGCTGTCAAAAAATAGCACACTAAAACCAGCCGCGGCGGCGGTGATCTGGAAGCTCACCGTGTGGGCGAAGAGTCGTTCGGAATCATTTGTAGACAGGGTTCCTGTGACTAAAGCTCCTCCGCCCGGAGTAAATATTCCCCCGGCGTTCCCCTTGAGGGTTTCAAATACCACGCCGCTTCCGTCTTGCACCTGAACGCCAAGCTGAAGATAAAAGATAGCGCTGGCGACGTTTCCAGTAACATTATAAGTTTCTTTGAATTTTTGGGAACTTACCGTTTCTGAAGGGGCGTGGATTGTTTTTGCTGGGGAGCTGCTTAACTGGGTGGCGTTGGCGGGGCCTGCCGTGAGTACTGCTCCTAATGCGAGACCGAGTCCTGTCAGGAGGGCTAGGGGCTTACGTATGGTGTGTTTCATCTTCTCCCTTGATTCTTATCGACATTGGTAATTTAGTAAGCCTCTTTATGTTGTCAGTGAACAACATGGCTAGAGGCAATTAAAGCAATTATAAAAATATCAGTGAAAATATAATTCATCCATGGATTATGCTGATAAATTTTGCTTATAATCCTAATTATATGACTCTGGCATATAAATGGCAATAAAATAACGTTGCTTATGTTATTTCTTTGTTGCGCAGGGATAAGTTCGAGATCGGGGCGTCTGTGGCGGGGATTCCCCTACCGACTCAGCAATTGACCGGGGTCATCCCGCGGTGGAGTGTCTGGTCTCGCAGGGGGCGGAGGTTCGGCTTGAGGTTAGTACCACCAGGATGCGGTTCCTCTCCCGGCTCCAAGCGCGGTTGATGCTGATTCCGCAAGGATGCGGCCGAGCATCTTCGTATCACTGTCGAAAAAGCTCACCGCAACACCACCTGGTAATGAGACTACCCGGAAGGTTACCGTGTCGGATTGGAGTCGTTCGAGGTCATTGGTATAGAGCTCAGCGTTAATCAATGCTCCTGTCCCGAGGGTAAATATGCCATCGGCGTTGCCGTCGAATCTTGGAGCGCTTCCGTTCTCCATCTCAATGTGTATGCGAGCGTAGGCGAAGGCTCCTATGATGGCTCCGAAGGCAACATAGGTCTGCTCTTGTGTATCCTGCGAAGGTGTATCTGAAACGGTCTGTGCCGGGCGTACCTGTGCGGTGTGTGGAGGGGAAGCGTTGGCGGGGCTGGCTATATGAGCTGCACCCGTTGCGAGACTAAGCCCTGCTGTGAGGGCGAGGGCTTTATGGATTGCATTTTTCATAATCTTCTCCTTGTTGCTGGTTATCGATTCATGAATCCGTTTCTCACTGCTCATCTTCTCGTGGCGAGTATTGCGTTGTGCGAGGGGTGATGTGTAAAACGGTCATCCATCGTGGCGACTGGGAGGGGTCGTCTCGGTGAATCTCTTATTGCTTGCCCAGATTATAGTTTATGAACCTGGTTTAATTAAGAGATTGTTGTGCGATTGTACTTGGCATTTGTAATACGCAGCTTTTTGTCTGAGGGTGTGCGTGTTTGTGTGATTGCGCTGGTGGTTTTCTGCCCGTGAGTGCCTGTTGTGCTTTCCGGTGCTCGCCTCTGTGGAAGCCAGATCCCCATGCGAGCGCGCCCCGCATCGTCTAGCGTATTGATGCGGGGCGCAGCGAGTCTCTCGAGAAACCGGTACGGCTCTCTAGGCGGTTGTGGTTGTATACATCATGCGGCAAACCGCGTTATCGTGGTTGCCAAATAGAAGTCTGTCGATGGATAGCGGTCCGGACCCCACCAGGGCGATTGCGAGCGCTCCCGCCGCCAGCGTGAGCACAAATTCGTAACCGCCATCCTGAACAAAAATTCCAGAGGGAGCGTGGACCATAAAGAGGGCGCCGAGCATGCTGAGGGTAAGTAAGAGGGCAAAGAGTCGAGTAAGAACTCCGAGAATGAGAGCAGCTCCTCCCACAAGCTCCAGAGTGGCGACGGCAATTGCTGCGATGTCTGCGGCGGGGATGCCCATCTCGGTGAAGCTTCCCTGCGTTCCGGCAATCGTAAATTCAAAGTATTTTTGCCAACCGTGAGCAAAGAATATAAACCCAAAGGTAAGGCGAAGAATCGTTGAGGCAACGGCAAGGTTTTGTGCGGTACGTGTCATTCGTTCACTTTCGTTGAGGGGGTACGAGAAGTGGGCCGACAACGATGATGCTTGGAGGTTGGGGCCGCAATAAAACACTGGCAGAAATGTTTGACCCAAACCTCATCTTTCAGCCTTTGCAGATATTTTTCCCATGAATTTTCCAGGAAAACTGTGTCTACTCGGTCGCTGTGAGCGACATTAAAGCAATTTAATTTCCTTTAATGTGTCTTAAAGTGCGCTCAGAGCGAGTGTTGGTGAGGCTGGGATACTTGGGTGTCTCTTGCGGGGTCGGACAATCCGACCCCGCAAGGACGGCGTGCATTGGTAGTTCGGGGGACGTCACCACCAAGGCTGCCTGGTTGTCCGTGTCGTCCTTGCCCACGAATATGAAAATTATATCAACCGAGTTTATTATTTTTGTTCCGATAGAAAAGAAATAAGATCCTTTGACCTACTGTTCAGCTTTGGTTTACGAGGTGTTAGCGATCAATCGAGATGCGTCAGGCGCACGCGGCCACTGCCGAACCTACTGCTCAGCGTGCAGGTGGGTGGCGTTAGCGTGAACCCCCCAATTGCGCGGCGACCGTGAGCGCCTGGGTATCGGTGAGCGTGGCAACATAGTCGATCACGGCACGCCCCCGGCCACGCCGACGCAGGCTGTTCTCGTCGGTGGGCCCCCGCAGGAGCTCAGGGTTATCGCGGTGGAGAGCACGGTAGGCCTCCGTGGTGGAGTCCACCCACTCGACCAGGCGGCGCGGCGCGCGTACAGCATCATTCGGGTCGGTAAGCCACTCGTCTAGGCCCAACACAAGCGATTCGACGATGCGGGCCTGGCCCCGCTGCGATGTGGCGAGGGAGGGATTTTCCAAAACAAAACGGGAGTGCACAAACTTAAGCACCAGCACGTCGTGCCAAGCCTGGCGCTCCAGCTGAATGTGTCCGCTGCGAACGTGCGGGTTGGCTTCTACCACGATCGACCCCTGAAGCCGCTCCAGCCAGCGGTGGGTAAACATCGAGAGCGTGCGCTCGGTGGCAGTTCCTCCGTCAAAGGGAACCGCGAGAAGATCCTCCACAAGTTCGTTATTAATTCGCTGGACGGATGCCCGAAATGCGTCGTCATCGGCAATCCACGTGTCCCGCGCTTTAATGCGACGCCGAAGAATCTCCAGGGAGTAGCCGGGGTTGCGCGGATGCTCCAGCAGGCTCTCGAGGGGTGCCTCCGAAAAAGCGCGCTGCTCCCGCAGCCAGGTGCGTAACTCGGCGGACACCGAGGGCTGCTGAAGCACCCCCGCGCGGTAGAAGTCGTCGAGGTCGTGTATTGAGTAGGCGATGTCATCGGCGATATCCATCACCTGACACTCGATAGTCTGCTGCCACCGCCCAATCTGCGGATACGCCGACCTCACCGAAGCCGCCTCGTGCGCGTGCAGGCTGTAAATAGAAAACTTATGGGCCCCGGACGAGTCAATATCGCCAACACCGTGGGGTCGCTCGTGGAGTGGCAGATCGCTGTGGTTTAGCCACTCTCTCCGGCTCCACGGATACTTCAGTACGGCCGCCCGAACCGCCGCCGTGAGGTTCAGTCCGGGCTGGGCAGCGCCGTGAGTATCAAGCTCGGTGAGGATGCGGAAGGTTTGAGCGTTCCCTTCAAAACCCTCCGGTAGACCAAGGTGCTCTCGCGCAACCCGGTCAAGCACGCGTTCCCCGAGGTGACCAAAGGGCGGATGTCCCAGGTCGTGTGCGCTCGCGGCGGCCTGTACTACAATCGGATCACAGCCTCCCAGGCTCTCCACTATGTGCCCGGCTTGACTCTTATCGTGGTGCAGATTGACGGCTATTGCCCGTCCCACCGAGGTGACTTTAATCGAGTGGGTGAGCCTATTGTGAATCGTTGAACCCAGGTTCGCCTGGGGGATCACCTGGGTTACGGCAGAGAGCCGTGAGAAGTAGGGGGAGAAACGGAGCCGTTCCAGGTCGGTTCGGTAGTCGTGTGTGGCATGAGCGCCGGGAACGGGCGCCTCGGACACGGCGCGGGCATGCCGGGGATCGTCGTGTTTTGTGTGGGAAGGACTGTCGGGCTCAAGGCTGTCCCGGGACTGCCAGGGGGCATTGGGTGTGTGCACTGGTGAGTCTTGCTGTGTTGCGGACTCCGCTGTGTGGGAGCGCGACTGTGGTTGAGGGTCCGACACCGTGTGAGTACCTCCTGATTGTGGTCTACATCAATGGTAGGGCGTGCCTCCCCCGTCTGCACACCAGATGACTCTAATGTCTATTCTTAGCAGGACCGAACAACCGCGGTTGGTGGCTCAGTCTTCGGGTGCAACAGTATCGTGAGGCTTAATCAGGTGCGCTTCCAACTCTGAACACCCCATAATGGCCTCTATACACACGGCGCTACCACCCACCAGAAAGCTTCGGGCGTAGATATCCGCACCGACAAACCAGGCGTGACCTTCTGGAATCCAATACATGGGCACTCGATTGAGACGTGCGATTTTTGCGCTCACCGTTGTGTTGAGTGTGTCCTCGTGGAGGTGTATCACACGATCGGGAGGCACGGTTACCCGCGGTTTTTTGTTGAGGGTTGAGGGGGAATCGCCATAGCCCTCCCGTGTTAAAAAGGTGAGGCTCTGGGCTTGCGTATGTTTCTCCAGCAATCGGGCAAGTGTGAAGGCCGTAGCGGAGTCCGCCTGACCCATCGGGGGCTCCTCAGCAACCTCCCGTAACCTTGCGGGGTCGGTAGAGGTAAGAACATCCGACCACTGGGGCCACCAGCTTCTCTCCATAACCTGGGGAGAGAGCTCTCCCCAGCGAAGAGCGTTTCCCCGTGTCGAGCGGGCGGGAAATGAGGACACGAGCGTACGCGCGAAAGGTATCGGGCATACGGCTCGACACTGTGGAAGGGTCGGCCCTGT
Proteins encoded in this window:
- a CDS encoding VapA/VapB family virulence-associated protein; this translates as MKNAIHKALALTAGLSLATGAAHIASPANASPPHTAQVRPAQTVSDTPSQDTQEQTYVAFGAIIGAFAYARIHIEMENGSAPRFDGNADGIFTLGTGALINAELYTNDLERLQSDTVTFRVVSLPGGVAVSFFDSDTKMLGRILAESASTALGAGRGTASWWY
- the dgt gene encoding dGTP triphosphohydrolase, yielding MHTPNAPWQSRDSLEPDSPSHTKHDDPRHARAVSEAPVPGAHATHDYRTDLERLRFSPYFSRLSAVTQVIPQANLGSTIHNRLTHSIKVTSVGRAIAVNLHHDKSQAGHIVESLGGCDPIVVQAAASAHDLGHPPFGHLGERVLDRVAREHLGLPEGFEGNAQTFRILTELDTHGAAQPGLNLTAAVRAAVLKYPWSRREWLNHSDLPLHERPHGVGDIDSSGAHKFSIYSLHAHEAASVRSAYPQIGRWQQTIECQVMDIADDIAYSIHDLDDFYRAGVLQQPSVSAELRTWLREQRAFSEAPLESLLEHPRNPGYSLEILRRRIKARDTWIADDDAFRASVQRINNELVEDLLAVPFDGGTATERTLSMFTHRWLERLQGSIVVEANPHVRSGHIQLERQAWHDVLVLKFVHSRFVLENPSLATSQRGQARIVESLVLGLDEWLTDPNDAVRAPRRLVEWVDSTTEAYRALHRDNPELLRGPTDENSLRRRGRGRAVIDYVATLTDTQALTVAAQLGGSR
- a CDS encoding VapA/VapB family virulence-associated protein, with product MKHTIRKPLALLTGLGLALGAVLTAGPANATQLSSSPAKTIHAPSETVSSQKFKETYNVTGNVASAIFYLQLGVQVQDGSGVVFETLKGNAGGIFTPGGGALVTGTLSTNDSERLFAHTVSFQITAAAAGFSVLFFDSSSNLLGHLEAGGVSTVVGVGGGTASWSKQQP
- a CDS encoding MFS transporter — encoded protein: MSTAVDTNPSSPSPATPSQSTRVNKPWKVASATLIGTSVEWYDYGIYGFAAAVVFPTVFFPTLDAPVAILASFATLAVGSLGRPIGAAIFGHIGDRHGRKKSLFISLMLMGLMTVTIGLLPGYAVIGAAAPMILLLIRIMQSLAVGGEWGGALLFAVESAPRRWRALFGSFTQMGSGLGFFMSSGAFSLIALLGDEAVLEWAWRLPFLASAVLILTGLYIRYQLEETTEYQAVQRETEKKARVANLPLFEVLRSSWDVLLLAIGGFLVTIAGFYIIVNFISAYSADQLQLSAGDIANAGMVASTVSIVFTPIVAIVADMYGVRRITILGLALHLAVAWPMFMLLDLGTSWGLFAAMSLGMFVSTIAYAPIGTLVSGWFPAEVRQTGLSLAYQISGVIGGGLTPMVAQFLSIQDGGGWSTVALFFAGMGAVSLLCVLFKRGPGYLSFGDKATAGAQERSL
- a CDS encoding DoxX family protein, whose protein sequence is MTRTAQNLAVASTILRLTFGFIFFAHGWQKYFEFTIAGTQGSFTEMGIPAADIAAIAVATLELVGGAALILGVLTRLFALLLTLSMLGALFMVHAPSGIFVQDGGYEFVLTLAAGALAIALVGSGPLSIDRLLFGNHDNAVCRMMYTTTTA
- a CDS encoding VapA/VapB family virulence-associated protein; this translates as MKKVIVKALALTVGLSLATGALLTAGPANASPTAAQERPAHTVSDTTSQGTQDQVYDVSGTVIGALFYSRLHIDMKGGGSSKHLDGDAGGLFTPGAGVLVNAGLHTDDLARLFSDTVSFQINSTPLGLEINFFDGNSHLLGYILAGAISTVLGTGGGTASWS
- a CDS encoding M20 family metallopeptidase codes for the protein MSHTVEEAVEEQRAALLQLSHSIHAEPEIGFEEHRAVRRVADYLAQHGIDSTIGGYGLATSLEARVGEGGPVVAFLAEYDALPDIGHACGHNVICAASVGAFVALASRIREIGGTAVLLGTPAEENGTGKEIMARAGAFNGVDAALMIHPHGGPDITETAFLGLREVEVTFRGRSAHASAVPHLALNALDGVVAAYQGVAALRQHILPSDRVHGIITHGGESPNVIPAHASAHFYVRSASLERLADISRRVQQIVDGAAAMSNTAAEVRWDANPPCVPVRFNRALGERFISHLGARGRTVHRDDPREDASTGSTDLGNVSVRVPSIHPMVGIATGAGIHTQDFANKAVSAEADRAVIDSAITLAHTAEEYLVSEELRVQVRAEFEADGGVVDLEQLFA